In one window of Tellurirhabdus rosea DNA:
- a CDS encoding GNAT family N-acetyltransferase: MSERLITESSSADLRYELLEGPVPDFLRPLVWQLHSSVFPPQSPETFWLEADQQRRLLTILTWAGETLAAYKMGYERKPGHFYSWLGCVSADFRRRGIASDLMRRQHDWCLQNGFHTVRTQTRNQWRDMLILNLRHGFDITGTFLNEAGSINIILEKKLNGPD; this comes from the coding sequence GTGTCCGAAAGGCTGATTACCGAATCTTCCTCGGCGGACCTTCGCTACGAACTGCTGGAAGGTCCGGTTCCCGATTTCCTGAGGCCGCTGGTCTGGCAGCTTCATTCTTCCGTTTTTCCCCCACAATCGCCGGAGACGTTCTGGCTGGAAGCAGACCAGCAGCGTCGGCTGCTCACCATTCTGACCTGGGCGGGCGAAACGCTGGCCGCTTACAAAATGGGCTACGAGCGCAAGCCGGGCCATTTTTACAGCTGGCTAGGCTGCGTCAGCGCCGACTTCCGCCGCCGGGGCATTGCCTCCGACCTCATGCGCCGCCAGCACGACTGGTGTCTTCAAAACGGCTTTCACACAGTCCGCACCCAGACCCGCAACCAGTGGCGCGACATGCTGATTCTCAATCTCCGCCACGGCTTTGACATTACCGGCACTTTCCTCAACGAAGCCGGGTCGATCAACATCATCCTCGAAAAGAAACTGAACGGGCCCGACTGA
- the mtgA gene encoding monofunctional biosynthetic peptidoglycan transglycosylase codes for MSPNRPRNTPRTPYPEKPASKRARSANRYDAAKGQNGLLRRYLQGRPVLQRIYWALVKLVVIVVLFSVGWVVLLKYVPVWFTPLIMTRKVEAIQEGKSSEIHKDWVPYEEISKEAVLAVVASEDQAFPNHWGFDFDEIQDAVRDNRTRKRPRGASTISQQVAKNVFLWNGRSYIRKGLEVYFTVLIELVWGKQRIMEVYLNVAETGNMTFGVEAASQRFYGHSAAKLSRAEAARIAAVLPNPRLFSIANPSAYIQRRSKQISRQMRLLGGRQYVKGL; via the coding sequence ATGAGCCCCAACCGTCCCAGAAACACGCCTCGCACGCCTTATCCGGAAAAACCGGCTTCCAAACGTGCCCGTTCGGCGAACCGATATGACGCCGCCAAAGGGCAGAACGGCCTTTTGCGCCGGTACCTGCAGGGGCGCCCCGTTCTTCAGCGCATTTACTGGGCGCTGGTCAAACTGGTGGTGATTGTCGTGCTCTTTTCCGTCGGCTGGGTCGTGCTGCTGAAGTATGTGCCCGTCTGGTTTACCCCCCTGATCATGACGCGCAAGGTGGAAGCCATTCAGGAAGGCAAATCCAGCGAGATTCACAAGGACTGGGTGCCGTACGAAGAAATTTCCAAAGAGGCGGTGCTGGCGGTGGTGGCCTCCGAAGACCAGGCTTTTCCTAACCACTGGGGCTTCGACTTTGACGAAATTCAGGATGCCGTCCGCGACAACCGGACCCGCAAACGACCGCGCGGCGCGAGTACCATTTCCCAGCAGGTAGCCAAAAACGTTTTTCTCTGGAACGGCCGCAGCTACATCCGGAAAGGACTGGAAGTGTATTTCACCGTTCTGATCGAACTGGTCTGGGGGAAGCAGCGAATCATGGAAGTCTACCTGAACGTGGCCGAAACGGGCAACATGACCTTTGGGGTCGAGGCTGCTTCCCAGCGTTTCTACGGCCATTCGGCGGCCAAACTGTCGCGGGCCGAAGCCGCCCGCATCGCGGCGGTGCTGCCCAATCCGCGGCTCTTCTCCATCGCCAATCCGTCGGCGTATATCCAGAGGCGTTCAAAACAGATTTCGCGGCAGATGCGTTTGCTGGGCGGCCGGCAGTACGTGAAAGGTCTGTAA
- the hemW gene encoding radical SAM family heme chaperone HemW: protein MHLYLHIPFCKQACHYCDFHFSTSLAQKPALVEALRREIEQQQDYLGTRQLETIYFGGGTPSLLTEAELASLFETIHRHFTVAPEAEITLEANPDDLTPAHLRQLRPYVNRLSIGIQSFHEPHLRFMNRAHSALEAQQCVRLAQEAGFHNLTIDLIYGVPAADHAIWERDLETALLLDVPHISSYSLTIEPDTALGRWQKKGRFQGTDDEFAAEEFEMLIRTLGANGYEQYEISNFARPGHEARHNSSYWKRRPYLGIGPSAHSYNGHSRQYNVANNALYIKAINRGELPCTVEMLTPADQVNEYLLTGLRTKWGCQVSELESLSGGTFVREQQAILAEQQRRGWLTRTGDQLLLTPAGKFFADRVAAELFMES, encoded by the coding sequence ATGCATCTGTACCTTCATATTCCTTTCTGCAAACAGGCCTGCCACTACTGCGATTTCCATTTCAGCACCAGTCTGGCCCAGAAACCGGCGCTGGTGGAGGCCCTGCGACGGGAGATCGAACAGCAGCAGGACTATCTGGGTACGCGCCAGCTGGAAACCATTTACTTCGGCGGCGGCACCCCTTCGCTGCTCACCGAAGCCGAACTGGCGTCCCTCTTCGAAACCATTCACCGGCACTTTACCGTGGCGCCGGAGGCGGAAATCACGCTTGAAGCCAATCCCGACGACCTCACCCCGGCGCATCTGCGGCAACTGCGACCTTACGTCAACCGCCTGAGCATCGGCATCCAGTCGTTCCATGAGCCGCACCTCCGCTTCATGAACCGGGCTCACTCGGCCCTGGAGGCGCAACAGTGCGTTCGGCTGGCGCAGGAGGCGGGTTTCCACAACCTGACCATCGACCTTATCTACGGCGTTCCGGCCGCGGACCATGCCATCTGGGAACGCGACCTGGAAACGGCCCTGTTGCTGGACGTACCCCATATTTCGTCGTACAGCCTGACCATTGAACCGGACACGGCTTTGGGCCGCTGGCAGAAAAAAGGGCGCTTTCAGGGGACGGATGACGAGTTTGCCGCCGAAGAATTTGAAATGCTGATCCGGACGCTGGGAGCGAACGGCTACGAACAGTATGAGATTTCCAACTTCGCCCGCCCCGGTCACGAAGCCCGGCACAACAGCAGCTACTGGAAACGGCGGCCGTATCTGGGTATCGGGCCGAGTGCGCATTCGTACAACGGGCACAGCCGGCAGTACAACGTAGCCAACAACGCTTTGTATATCAAGGCGATAAATCGGGGCGAGTTGCCCTGCACCGTCGAGATGCTGACGCCCGCCGATCAGGTGAACGAGTACCTGCTGACGGGCCTGCGGACCAAATGGGGCTGTCAGGTGTCCGAGCTGGAGAGCCTGTCTGGCGGGACTTTTGTCCGGGAGCAGCAAGCTATTCTGGCCGAACAGCAGCGCCGCGGCTGGCTGACCCGGACCGGCGACCAGCTTCTGCTGACCCCGGCCGGAAAGTTTTTTGCGGACCGGGTGGCGGCGGAGTTGTTTATGGAATCGTAA